A region from the Corynebacterium halotolerans YIM 70093 = DSM 44683 genome encodes:
- a CDS encoding AI-2E family transporter encodes MEGVSATPENPSDGDGTTQTPTATDPDPETIEAARTFDELNPEPRTDQVDRSVVISEWLKSVAMWSLRLLIIAAAAYVGWYLLRQFSQGVLPVILAIIVCTVLAPPTTWLRRRGVPGALSAIISLLGALAIFGALLSFIAPSVAQQSQTLALQAVTGVQQLQLWLEGPPLNLNGEDLDELINEAAAWLQEQAGAIAGGIFSGIGTATSIIVTLGVVLVLTFFFLKDGHRFLPWLRGASGRRVGSHMTELLTRAWKTLGGFVRAQALVSLIDAVFIGIGLALIGVPMALALAVITFIAGFIPYIGAIVAGALSVLVALVSLGFTEAVLVLVLVLAVQQLEGNILSPFLQSRALNLHPVIVLVSVTIGGGLFGIIGAFLAVPVAAMIAVVFRYLQDMTALESGEKVVDDIAFSTPHGTVTGRYTEEKGRRMRERMRNSIIFVDEAEIAPEDEDEGESTRRGTTPGTGTAEADTEARTQRRRRSAFSPQELRGLTNSAIEKMFIFLRRR; translated from the coding sequence ATGGAGGGCGTGAGTGCCACCCCAGAAAACCCGTCCGACGGCGACGGGACCACCCAGACCCCGACGGCCACGGACCCCGATCCGGAGACCATCGAGGCGGCGCGCACCTTCGACGAGCTGAATCCGGAGCCCCGCACCGACCAGGTCGACCGTTCCGTGGTCATCTCGGAGTGGCTGAAGTCCGTGGCGATGTGGTCCCTGCGCCTGTTGATCATCGCCGCCGCCGCGTACGTCGGCTGGTACCTGCTCAGGCAGTTCTCGCAGGGTGTCCTGCCCGTCATCCTCGCCATCATCGTGTGCACGGTGCTGGCCCCGCCGACCACGTGGCTGCGTCGCCGCGGGGTGCCGGGCGCATTGTCGGCGATCATCTCGCTGCTCGGGGCGCTGGCCATCTTCGGCGCACTGCTGTCCTTCATCGCCCCGAGCGTCGCCCAGCAGTCGCAGACCCTGGCGCTGCAGGCCGTCACGGGCGTGCAGCAGCTGCAGCTGTGGCTGGAGGGGCCGCCGCTGAACCTCAACGGCGAGGATCTCGACGAGCTGATCAACGAGGCGGCCGCCTGGCTGCAGGAGCAGGCCGGGGCGATCGCCGGCGGCATCTTCTCCGGCATCGGCACGGCCACCTCGATCATCGTCACGCTCGGTGTCGTGCTGGTGCTGACCTTCTTCTTCCTGAAGGACGGCCACCGCTTCCTGCCGTGGCTGCGGGGAGCCTCGGGGCGGCGCGTCGGCTCCCACATGACCGAGCTGCTGACCCGCGCGTGGAAGACCCTGGGCGGTTTCGTGCGGGCCCAGGCCCTGGTCTCCCTCATCGACGCCGTGTTCATCGGCATCGGCCTCGCCCTGATCGGCGTGCCGATGGCGCTGGCGCTGGCCGTGATCACCTTCATCGCCGGATTCATCCCCTACATCGGCGCGATCGTCGCCGGCGCCCTGTCCGTGCTGGTCGCCCTGGTCTCGCTCGGCTTCACCGAGGCGGTTCTGGTCCTTGTTCTCGTGCTCGCCGTCCAGCAGCTCGAGGGCAACATCCTCTCCCCCTTCCTGCAGTCGCGGGCCCTGAACCTGCACCCGGTCATCGTCCTGGTCTCCGTGACCATCGGCGGTGGCCTCTTCGGCATCATCGGCGCGTTCCTCGCCGTGCCGGTCGCCGCGATGATCGCGGTCGTGTTCCGCTACCTGCAGGACATGACGGCCCTGGAGTCCGGGGAGAAGGTCGTCGATGACATCGCCTTCTCCACCCCCCATGGAACGGTGACGGGACGCTACACCGAGGAGAAGGGCCGGCGGATGCGCGAGCGCATGCGCAACTCCATCATCTTCGTCGACGAGGCGGAGATCGCACCGGAGGACGAGGACGAAGGGGAATCCACCCGCCGCGGAACGACCCCCGGGACCGGCACCGCCGAAGCCGACACGGAGGCGCGCACCCAGCGTCGCCGCCGGTCGGCGTTCTCCCCGCAGGAACTCCGGGGACTGACCAACTCCGCCATCGAGAAGATGTTCATCTTCCTGCGGCGCCGCTGA
- the ychF gene encoding redox-regulated ATPase YchF produces the protein MSLTLGIVGLPNVGKSTLFNALTRNEVLAANYPFATIEPNVGLVELPDARLNRLAEIFGSERILPATVSFVDIAGIVKGASEGEGMGNAFLSNIREADAICQVVRAFSDDNVIHVDGKVDPSTDISVINLELILADLQTVEKALPRLEKDARKDKSLAETVEGTKKAKEILEDGRTLFSAAKNGEFDLALVRELHLMTAKPFLYVFNSDEEVLTDEAKKDELRALVAPADCVFLDAQTETELLELDDDEAAELLESVGQNEPGLHSLAKAGFATLGLQTYLTAGPKESRAWTIPQGATAPQAAGVIHTDFERGFIKAEIVSFDDLDAAGSMAEARAKGQVRQEGKDYVMADGDVVEFKFNV, from the coding sequence GTGAGCCTTACTCTTGGAATCGTCGGTCTGCCCAACGTCGGCAAGTCCACCCTGTTCAATGCACTGACCCGCAACGAGGTACTGGCCGCGAACTACCCCTTCGCGACCATCGAGCCGAACGTCGGTCTCGTCGAACTTCCCGACGCCCGCCTGAACCGTCTCGCCGAGATCTTCGGCTCCGAGCGGATCCTGCCCGCCACGGTCTCCTTCGTCGACATCGCCGGCATCGTCAAGGGCGCCTCCGAGGGCGAGGGAATGGGCAACGCCTTCCTCTCCAATATCCGCGAGGCCGACGCCATCTGCCAGGTGGTACGCGCATTCTCCGACGACAACGTCATCCACGTCGACGGCAAGGTCGACCCGAGCACCGACATCTCGGTGATCAACCTCGAGCTCATCCTCGCCGACCTGCAGACCGTCGAGAAGGCCCTGCCGCGCCTGGAGAAGGACGCCCGCAAGGACAAGTCCCTGGCCGAGACCGTCGAGGGAACCAAGAAGGCCAAGGAGATTCTCGAGGACGGCCGCACCCTGTTCTCCGCCGCCAAGAACGGCGAGTTCGACCTCGCCCTGGTCCGCGAGCTGCACCTGATGACCGCCAAGCCCTTCCTCTACGTCTTCAACTCCGACGAGGAGGTGCTCACCGACGAGGCGAAGAAGGACGAGCTGCGCGCGTTGGTGGCCCCGGCCGACTGCGTGTTCCTCGACGCACAGACAGAGACCGAGCTGCTCGAGCTCGACGACGACGAGGCCGCCGAACTGCTCGAGTCCGTCGGCCAGAACGAGCCGGGACTGCACTCCCTGGCCAAGGCCGGCTTCGCCACCCTCGGCCTGCAGACCTACCTGACCGCCGGCCCCAAGGAGTCCCGTGCCTGGACCATCCCGCAGGGCGCGACCGCCCCGCAGGCCGCCGGCGTCATCCACACCGACTTCGAGCGCGGCTTCATCAAGGCCGAGATCGTCTCCTTCGACGATCTCGACGCCGCGGGATCCATGGCCGAAGCCCGCGCCAAGGGCCAGGTCCGCCAGGAGGGCAAGGACTACGTCATGGCCGACGGCGACGTGGTGGAGTTCAAGTTTAACGTATAA
- a CDS encoding type II toxin-antitoxin system RelE/ParE family toxin — MIRSFADRDTERLWRRERVASIDPKVQKAAIWKLKMLDAAPTLDTLRVPPGNRLEALNGDREGQFSIRVNDQWRLCFIWNHGGVEDVELVDYH, encoded by the coding sequence GTGATCAGATCATTTGCGGACCGCGACACCGAACGCCTCTGGCGTCGTGAGCGGGTCGCATCGATTGACCCGAAGGTGCAGAAGGCTGCAATCTGGAAGCTGAAGATGCTCGATGCCGCTCCGACACTCGACACACTCCGTGTGCCGCCAGGTAACCGGCTTGAAGCGCTCAACGGGGATCGCGAAGGTCAATTCAGCATCCGCGTCAATGATCAGTGGCGGCTCTGCTTCATCTGGAATCACGGAGGTGTAGAAGATGTCGAACTCGTCGACTACCACTGA
- a CDS encoding HigA family addiction module antitoxin, translating to MEDFIKGFGITQNRLAVAIGVPPRRINEIVHGKRAITADTALRLGRYFGMDSRFWLNLQAQYELEVAEDKVADQLDEIEPLKTA from the coding sequence ATGGAGGACTTCATCAAGGGCTTCGGGATAACGCAGAACCGCCTCGCTGTCGCGATCGGAGTGCCTCCGCGTCGTATCAACGAGATCGTCCATGGAAAACGTGCCATCACTGCGGACACGGCGCTGCGTCTCGGACGCTACTTTGGCATGGACAGCCGGTTCTGGTTGAATCTCCAAGCGCAATACGAGCTTGAAGTTGCGGAAGACAAAGTTGCCGACCAGCTTGATGAAATTGAGCCACTGAAGACAGCGTGA
- a CDS encoding 2'-5' RNA ligase family protein: protein MTSPDNILLHLAEDEEQQVCEIFALLEERGFPAQQQTPHITVTFSPSMAVDVIERAAQLLPPVIPARFQRVGTVVFGTKRKQTVAWLLETSDELEIAARQISALNPDGRGSRWTPHLTMGLRLPREIVPDYVRALDEVVSPHLKELTTVRAALWRPRTRELNVLAEAGLAD from the coding sequence GTGACATCACCCGACAACATTCTGCTCCACCTTGCGGAGGACGAGGAGCAGCAGGTGTGCGAGATATTCGCGCTCCTCGAGGAACGGGGATTTCCTGCACAGCAGCAGACGCCTCACATCACCGTCACGTTTTCCCCCAGCATGGCAGTGGACGTCATTGAGCGTGCCGCCCAATTGCTCCCTCCGGTGATCCCTGCCCGTTTTCAGAGGGTGGGCACCGTCGTCTTCGGTACGAAACGCAAACAGACCGTCGCCTGGTTACTCGAAACCTCTGACGAACTGGAGATCGCAGCTCGTCAGATCAGCGCGCTCAACCCCGATGGGCGTGGCTCCCGCTGGACTCCTCACTTAACGATGGGGTTGCGGCTGCCACGTGAGATCGTCCCCGACTACGTCCGTGCACTGGATGAGGTGGTCTCTCCGCACCTCAAGGAGCTCACGACTGTTCGGGCGGCGCTCTGGAGACCGAGGACCCGGGAACTCAATGTCCTTGCCGAGGCGGGCTTGGCTGATTAG
- a CDS encoding alkene reductase, giving the protein MNAHDAAHPLFSPAELGELRLSNRLAMAPLTRIRAQTNGTPNDLMKEYYAQRSSFGLIITEGTWPIQEGRTWGRQPGIETEEHVDAWREITDEVHDRGGRIVMQIMHGGRISHPELSGTGRIVAPSAIASPNPIRISTGKVAAPVPHALTAEEIQEVIEQFVAGARNAMAAGMDGVQVHGANGYLIHEFLAPTTNTRTDAYGGSPENRARFAIEVVTAVAEAIGAENTGLRLSPEHNIQGAVEEDREDVLATYLALAQGLAGLGLAHVEIVHHEPEGELVQRLREELGAPVILNTGFSRFVDREAAEELVDKAGADVVSVGRLALANPDLVKRWREDAPLNEPNQATFYVGEEKGYTDYPALQRS; this is encoded by the coding sequence ATGAATGCTCACGATGCCGCACACCCGTTGTTCTCCCCGGCTGAGCTCGGCGAGCTCCGGCTGAGCAACCGTCTGGCCATGGCCCCGCTGACCCGAATCCGGGCGCAGACCAACGGCACGCCGAACGATCTGATGAAGGAGTACTACGCTCAGCGTTCCTCCTTCGGGCTGATCATCACCGAAGGCACCTGGCCGATTCAGGAGGGCCGTACCTGGGGCCGCCAGCCCGGCATCGAGACCGAGGAGCACGTCGACGCCTGGCGGGAAATCACTGACGAGGTGCATGATCGTGGCGGGCGTATCGTCATGCAGATCATGCACGGCGGCCGCATCTCCCACCCGGAACTCTCCGGCACGGGACGCATCGTCGCTCCCAGCGCCATCGCCAGCCCGAATCCGATCCGCATTTCCACCGGCAAGGTGGCTGCGCCGGTGCCCCATGCCCTGACCGCGGAGGAAATCCAGGAGGTCATCGAGCAGTTCGTGGCCGGCGCGCGCAACGCTATGGCCGCGGGCATGGACGGGGTGCAGGTCCACGGCGCCAACGGCTACCTGATCCACGAGTTCCTGGCACCGACCACGAACACCCGTACCGACGCCTACGGCGGCAGCCCGGAGAACCGCGCCCGCTTCGCCATCGAGGTCGTCACCGCGGTCGCCGAGGCCATCGGGGCGGAAAACACAGGACTGCGTCTGTCCCCGGAACACAATATCCAGGGCGCTGTGGAGGAAGACCGCGAGGATGTCCTCGCCACCTACCTGGCGTTGGCACAGGGCCTGGCGGGCCTGGGCCTGGCACACGTCGAAATCGTCCATCACGAGCCCGAGGGCGAGTTGGTCCAGCGCCTGCGGGAGGAACTCGGCGCCCCGGTGATTCTGAACACCGGCTTCAGCCGTTTCGTCGACCGCGAGGCCGCCGAGGAGCTGGTGGACAAGGCCGGCGCGGACGTCGTCTCCGTTGGCCGCCTGGCGCTGGCCAACCCGGATCTGGTGAAGCGCTGGCGTGAGGACGCCCCGTTGAACGAGCCCAACCAGGCGACTTTCTACGTCGGCGAGGAAAAGGGGTACACGGACTACCCCGCGCTCCAGCGCAGCTAG
- a CDS encoding tocopherol cyclase family protein: MTFLKRYRSTGADLPFGDLLRAHDGVTMEGYFWRITDPATGRVIIALCGVNEGPDGSWATVGYAVWPNGFIRTEALDGSWSDPDALGVEGGTEGRAGSQAAFEGNKRRLRVDLGVDAKLDVQFHDLTPWPRRSLGGSSIFQSVPALNQYWHPWLLGGKASGTAIVGDETWEFKDAQVYAEKNWGREGFPEAWWWGQAQGFDESGACVAFAGGIVTNGRMQVEVTGLVVKLPDGRVIRLGDPVISPVHTRTSDEHWHVMGRGFGWRIEITATAPLDQAFVLPVPLPSEHRNVAGDLEHLAGGLTVRAHRFGRHVWTGRTSLAALENGSLDRAAEELRRRGLDPTLTSAPPVRTEETS, from the coding sequence ATGACGTTCCTGAAGCGATACCGATCCACCGGGGCTGACCTCCCGTTCGGCGACCTCCTTCGAGCGCACGACGGAGTCACGATGGAAGGCTACTTCTGGCGTATCACCGACCCTGCGACCGGTCGCGTCATCATCGCGCTCTGCGGCGTCAACGAAGGACCTGACGGATCGTGGGCGACGGTCGGCTACGCGGTCTGGCCCAATGGCTTCATCCGCACGGAAGCCCTCGACGGATCGTGGTCCGACCCGGACGCCCTGGGGGTCGAGGGCGGAACCGAAGGCCGGGCGGGATCGCAGGCCGCGTTCGAGGGAAACAAGCGCCGGCTGCGCGTGGATCTCGGCGTGGATGCCAAGCTCGACGTCCAGTTCCACGATCTGACCCCGTGGCCGCGCCGCTCGCTGGGCGGGTCGAGCATCTTCCAGTCGGTGCCCGCCCTCAACCAGTACTGGCACCCGTGGCTGCTCGGTGGGAAAGCCTCAGGAACCGCGATCGTGGGCGACGAGACCTGGGAGTTCAAGGACGCTCAGGTGTACGCGGAGAAGAACTGGGGCCGCGAGGGCTTCCCCGAAGCATGGTGGTGGGGCCAGGCGCAGGGCTTCGACGAATCCGGGGCCTGCGTCGCGTTTGCTGGCGGGATCGTGACGAATGGCCGGATGCAGGTGGAGGTCACGGGCCTCGTCGTCAAACTTCCCGACGGCCGAGTCATCCGCCTCGGTGATCCGGTCATCAGCCCAGTGCACACCCGCACGAGCGATGAACACTGGCATGTGATGGGCCGCGGTTTCGGGTGGCGGATCGAGATCACGGCCACCGCCCCGCTCGACCAGGCGTTTGTGCTCCCAGTGCCGTTGCCGAGCGAACACCGCAACGTGGCGGGTGACCTGGAACATCTTGCCGGCGGTCTGACTGTGCGTGCGCACCGTTTTGGTCGGCATGTGTGGACGGGCCGCACGTCGCTCGCCGCCCTCGAGAACGGGAGCCTCGACCGGGCCGCCGAAGAGCTGCGCCGACGAGGTCTCGATCCGACGCTGACCTCGGCGCCGCCCGTGCGTACGGAGGAAACGTCCTAG
- a CDS encoding flavin reductase family protein, with the protein MSDGAFNSLMASVDSPLVVVTTTAEDEQAGCLVGFHSQSGISPEHYCLWLSKANHTYRVGLRATHFAVHFLAREDLAMAERFGTLSGEDTDKFAGLDVETDETGVPLIRACPNRMVLERIAVLDDGSDHVCVTTRVLSAQARGTFEPLLLSDAAHLDAGHASEERAIQP; encoded by the coding sequence ATGAGTGACGGTGCCTTCAACAGCTTGATGGCCTCTGTCGACTCCCCTCTGGTCGTGGTGACCACCACCGCCGAGGATGAACAGGCCGGGTGTCTGGTCGGTTTTCACTCGCAGTCGGGCATCTCCCCTGAGCACTATTGCCTCTGGCTGTCGAAGGCCAACCACACCTATCGCGTGGGTCTGCGTGCCACGCACTTCGCGGTCCACTTCCTCGCCAGGGAAGACCTCGCGATGGCGGAGCGGTTCGGCACGCTTTCCGGTGAAGACACGGATAAGTTCGCGGGGCTTGACGTCGAGACCGACGAGACCGGCGTGCCGCTGATCAGGGCATGCCCGAATCGGATGGTGCTGGAGCGCATCGCCGTGCTTGACGACGGCAGCGACCACGTCTGCGTCACGACCCGGGTGCTCTCGGCCCAGGCCAGGGGAACTTTCGAGCCCCTGTTGCTCTCCGACGCCGCCCACCTCGACGCCGGCCACGCCAGCGAGGAGCGGGCGATCCAGCCCTGA
- a CDS encoding pyrimidine reductase family protein, with protein sequence MNILEFGAEISDPLAPYLEVDRSRPRHECWVTGHMVAGLDGTAAIGGRVGALSTRPDQALFRAMRQIADIVLVGAETVRREGYGRVRLSEQAQAQRRRLGQPPNPPVAVISRSLELDWTASLFADAPEDAPTHVITCAAADPERLAEAERFATVVVAGDERVEPAAALRALAELGHHVVLCEGGPTWLGELVAADRLDELCLSMSPLMGGDRLPVAVTPEGAGINRFELKGIMAEDDTLFLRYEAEARGGQGDE encoded by the coding sequence ATGAACATCCTCGAGTTCGGTGCAGAGATTTCTGATCCGCTCGCCCCGTACCTGGAAGTCGACCGTTCCCGACCGCGGCATGAGTGCTGGGTGACCGGGCACATGGTCGCCGGGCTCGACGGCACGGCGGCGATAGGTGGCCGGGTCGGTGCCCTGTCCACCCGGCCCGACCAGGCGCTGTTCCGCGCAATGCGCCAGATCGCCGACATCGTGCTGGTGGGTGCGGAAACGGTGCGCCGCGAGGGGTACGGGCGGGTGAGGCTGTCCGAGCAGGCGCAGGCACAGCGACGACGCCTCGGACAGCCACCGAATCCGCCGGTCGCCGTGATCAGCCGGAGCCTGGAACTCGACTGGACGGCGAGCCTGTTCGCTGACGCTCCCGAGGACGCTCCCACCCACGTGATCACCTGCGCGGCGGCGGACCCGGAGCGACTGGCCGAAGCTGAACGATTCGCCACTGTCGTGGTAGCCGGTGACGAGCGCGTTGAGCCGGCGGCGGCACTGCGGGCCCTGGCGGAACTGGGCCACCACGTGGTGCTTTGTGAGGGCGGTCCCACCTGGCTCGGGGAACTCGTCGCAGCAGACCGCCTCGATGAGCTGTGTCTGTCCATGTCACCGCTGATGGGCGGCGACCGGCTACCGGTTGCAGTGACCCCGGAGGGAGCGGGGATCAACCGGTTCGAGTTGAAGGGGATCATGGCCGAGGATGACACCCTCTTTCTCCGCTACGAGGCGGAGGCACGAGGAGGACAGGGAGATGAGTGA
- a CDS encoding VWA domain-containing protein has protein sequence MPHSPGHRRSRYGRYTGGPDPLAPPVDLAEALDAIAEEVMAGYSPEQALREYLRRGGRGREGYDDLARRVAERRRELLQRHNLGGTLRDIKKLLDDAVLDERKQLARDVTMDDTDRAFREMQMDNLPTSTAAAVNELSGYDWQSTDAREKFEQIKDLLGREMLDQQFSGMKQALEGATDEDRAAIREMLTDLNELLEKHRRGEDTDEDFAEFMARHGDQFPENPRNIDELIDALAQRSAAAQRMLNSMTEEQRRELMELSAQAFGSPELMDQLGALAGNLQAMRPDLDWSGSEDFSGEQGLGLGDGTGAVQDIAELDALSEQLSQAYSGARPSDIDLEAINRQLGDEASVSAETLAQLERAMRESGLLRNGADGSLRLSPQAMRRLGKTLLNDAAKNLTARSGARDAQLAGASGEQTGATRPWEFGDTQPWDVTRTVTNALQRTAAEGSDASNRLRIEVRDVEVVETEARTQSAVALLVDTSFSMAAEGRWVPMKRTALALHHLVSTRFRGDELALISFGRLAMNMGIDELTALPPVHEQGTNLHHGLLLAERFFARHPSMDPTLLIVTDGEPTAHLEEQGHSWFDWPTHPETLRRTVTQLDRVTRRGARTTFFRLGDDPGLKNFLDQLADRVGGRVTAPDLDDLGAAVVGEYLRFRESGYGEVDWG, from the coding sequence ATGCCACACAGTCCCGGACACCGCCGCTCCCGTTACGGCCGCTACACCGGCGGCCCGGATCCGCTGGCTCCCCCGGTCGACCTGGCGGAGGCACTCGACGCCATCGCCGAGGAGGTCATGGCCGGCTACTCCCCCGAGCAGGCCCTGCGGGAGTACCTGCGCCGCGGCGGACGCGGCCGGGAGGGCTACGACGACCTCGCCCGGCGGGTCGCCGAGCGGCGCCGGGAACTGCTGCAGCGGCACAACCTGGGCGGCACACTGCGCGACATCAAGAAGCTTCTCGACGACGCCGTGCTCGACGAACGCAAGCAGCTCGCGCGCGACGTCACCATGGACGACACCGACCGCGCCTTCCGTGAGATGCAGATGGACAACCTGCCGACCTCCACCGCCGCTGCGGTCAACGAGCTGTCCGGGTATGACTGGCAGTCCACGGACGCGCGGGAGAAATTCGAGCAGATCAAGGACCTGCTGGGGCGCGAGATGCTGGACCAGCAGTTCTCCGGCATGAAGCAGGCCCTCGAGGGCGCCACCGACGAAGACCGCGCGGCGATCAGGGAGATGCTCACCGACCTCAACGAACTGCTCGAGAAGCACCGCCGCGGCGAGGACACCGACGAGGATTTCGCCGAGTTCATGGCCCGGCATGGCGACCAGTTCCCGGAGAACCCCCGGAACATCGATGAGTTGATCGATGCACTGGCGCAGCGTTCCGCCGCCGCGCAGCGGATGTTGAACTCGATGACCGAGGAACAGCGGCGCGAGCTCATGGAACTGTCGGCGCAGGCGTTCGGCTCCCCGGAGCTGATGGATCAGCTGGGCGCGCTCGCCGGCAACCTGCAGGCGATGCGTCCCGACCTCGACTGGTCGGGCTCCGAGGACTTCTCCGGCGAGCAGGGCCTGGGACTCGGCGACGGCACCGGCGCGGTGCAGGACATCGCCGAACTCGACGCGCTGAGTGAGCAGCTCAGCCAGGCCTATTCCGGCGCGCGCCCGTCCGACATCGACCTCGAGGCGATCAACCGCCAGCTCGGCGACGAGGCGTCGGTGTCGGCGGAGACGCTCGCGCAGCTCGAACGCGCCATGCGCGAGAGCGGACTGCTGCGCAACGGCGCGGACGGGTCGCTGCGACTGTCCCCGCAGGCGATGCGACGCCTGGGCAAGACCCTGCTCAACGACGCCGCGAAGAACCTCACCGCCCGCAGCGGGGCCCGTGACGCGCAGCTCGCCGGCGCCTCCGGTGAGCAGACCGGGGCAACGCGTCCGTGGGAGTTCGGTGACACCCAGCCGTGGGACGTGACGAGGACGGTGACGAACGCGCTGCAGCGCACCGCCGCCGAAGGTTCGGACGCCTCCAACCGGCTGCGCATCGAGGTGCGCGACGTCGAGGTCGTCGAGACCGAGGCGCGCACGCAGTCGGCGGTCGCACTGCTCGTCGACACGTCCTTCTCCATGGCCGCCGAGGGGCGCTGGGTGCCGATGAAACGCACCGCGCTGGCCCTCCACCATCTCGTCTCGACACGGTTTAGGGGCGACGAACTCGCGCTGATCAGCTTCGGGCGACTGGCCATGAACATGGGCATCGACGAACTCACGGCGCTGCCGCCGGTGCACGAGCAGGGCACCAACCTCCACCACGGTCTGCTGCTCGCGGAGCGGTTCTTCGCCCGGCACCCGAGCATGGATCCGACACTGCTGATCGTCACCGACGGCGAGCCGACGGCACACCTGGAGGAACAGGGCCACTCCTGGTTCGACTGGCCGACGCACCCCGAGACCCTGCGCCGCACCGTGACCCAGCTGGACCGGGTCACCCGGCGCGGCGCCCGCACGACGTTCTTCCGACTGGGCGACGACCCGGGCCTGAAGAACTTCCTCGATCAGCTCGCGGACCGCGTGGGCGGACGTGTCACCGCCCCGGATCTCGACGACCTGGGGGCCGCCGTCGTCGGCGAGTACCTGCGGTTCCGGGAGTCCGGTTACGGCGAGGTCGACTGGGGATAG